Proteins encoded together in one Nostoc sp. PCC 7524 window:
- a CDS encoding cytochrome c oxidase subunit II, translating into MQQIPVSLWTLIAGIVIGGVSLWMGQHHTLLPVAASQQAPLVDGFFNIMFTIAIALFLVVQGTILIFLIKYRRRRGDNTDGVAIEGNVPLEIFWTAIPSLIVICLGIYSVDVYNQMGGLEPGSHPHATSHVAHASGTAIAATLDNTSTTQTAPSIGIGTAPNHPAKTADLVVNVTGMQFAWLFDYPHQGVSAGELHVPVGAAVQLNLAAQDVIHSFWVPQFRIKQDAIPGIPTQLSFVATKPGTYPVVCAELCGGYHGSMRTQVIVHTPEEFDSWLTENQVAQQQNLQTAIAINPSELSASEFLAPHSHNLGINTATLAQIHK; encoded by the coding sequence ATGCAACAAATTCCTGTTTCACTATGGACTCTGATTGCTGGAATAGTAATTGGAGGAGTCAGTCTTTGGATGGGTCAACATCACACATTATTGCCAGTTGCAGCGTCACAACAAGCACCTTTGGTAGACGGCTTTTTTAATATTATGTTTACCATTGCGATCGCACTGTTTTTAGTAGTGCAAGGCACGATTTTGATTTTTTTGATCAAATATCGTCGTCGTCGCGGTGACAACACTGATGGTGTAGCCATAGAAGGGAATGTTCCCCTAGAAATCTTCTGGACAGCAATTCCATCATTGATTGTGATTTGCCTGGGGATTTACAGTGTGGATGTCTATAACCAAATGGGAGGTTTAGAGCCAGGGAGCCATCCCCATGCTACATCCCATGTGGCTCATGCTTCTGGAACAGCCATTGCTGCTACCCTAGACAATACTTCAACAACTCAAACTGCTCCCAGCATTGGCATCGGTACAGCTCCTAATCATCCAGCTAAAACGGCCGATTTGGTAGTGAATGTCACTGGTATGCAGTTTGCTTGGCTATTTGACTATCCCCATCAGGGCGTTTCTGCGGGTGAGTTACACGTTCCTGTTGGTGCGGCTGTGCAACTTAATCTTGCCGCACAGGATGTGATTCACTCATTTTGGGTTCCCCAATTCCGCATCAAGCAAGACGCAATTCCTGGTATACCCACTCAACTGAGTTTTGTGGCCACTAAACCAGGTACATATCCCGTAGTTTGTGCCGAACTTTGCGGTGGTTATCACGGTTCAATGCGGACACAGGTGATTGTACATACACCAGAAGAGTTTGATAGCTGGTTAACAGAAAATCAAGTTGCTCAACAGCAGAATCTCCAAACAGCTATTGCAATTAATCCATCTGAGTTATCAGCATCAGAGTTTCTCGCACCCCATAGCCACAACTTGGGCATTAATACAGCTACCTTGGCACAAATTCACAAGTAA
- the fdxB gene encoding ferredoxin III, nif-specific, translated as MAVLTGVTFGGKTWTPKFAQSIDKDKCIGCGRCIKVCGHPVLDLKALNEEGEFVDDEDDDEIERKVMVVAHPENCVGCEACARICPKNCYTHAALEN; from the coding sequence ATGGCCGTACTCACAGGAGTGACCTTTGGAGGCAAAACTTGGACACCTAAGTTTGCTCAATCAATTGACAAAGACAAATGTATCGGATGTGGCAGATGTATTAAAGTATGTGGTCATCCTGTACTGGATCTAAAAGCACTTAATGAAGAAGGTGAATTTGTAGATGATGAAGATGATGATGAAATCGAGCGCAAAGTTATGGTAGTTGCCCATCCAGAAAACTGCGTAGGTTGTGAAGCTTGTGCGCGGATTTGTCCTAAGAATTGCTACACTCACGCTGCATTGGAAAATTAA
- a CDS encoding helix-turn-helix domain-containing protein, translating into MPYTIPNNSCVGCDNCRPQCPTGAIKIENNEYWIDPLLCNNCEGYYPEPKCVIACPTKSPIPWQAKKGRCKVEPRDATSPDLFSNGKNNPFASAIVIWEACNVLAQRTSLNWETDATGYLCHSRKVNQGKGAIAFHIQDPFQVSEFAKDISAIEVLDIRAACIHLIFAAHATALDQPWEQEFAIDERQLEKYLGLEKRKDLNKTAKLALMKNLVQQACSLSISIDWPQQGRVKGFSVQNSRLWHLVNIQHHFQEDDLGCKYLIGLTFKIRAGIWAQHFLNKQACKERNAFYQYGSLPKTLLTTVMSIWQQHEGAVRLMLWLLFKTKMGKEQRITIPTLLRIAYGEEKVTLASRHREERKRLLRTFENDLEILNHLGIKPIFDPITYPLEIQPLWAKLMDIPEDPDEALEFWINDAGGETRLTDSGPRGKWNLLMNARILAFELPPEWERQISESEKKQRRTARVRRKSPTTGDLMGEQILQARKTLNLSQRELAKLTGKSQSWIRDVENGRLKAKSEDQAILRKVLNIA; encoded by the coding sequence ATGCCTTACACAATTCCTAACAACAGTTGCGTTGGATGTGACAACTGCCGTCCCCAATGTCCTACGGGTGCAATCAAAATAGAAAATAATGAATATTGGATAGATCCTTTACTTTGTAATAACTGTGAAGGCTACTATCCTGAGCCAAAATGTGTCATTGCTTGTCCAACTAAATCTCCCATACCGTGGCAGGCGAAGAAAGGGAGATGTAAAGTTGAGCCGAGAGATGCTACCAGTCCGGACTTGTTTTCTAATGGCAAAAATAACCCATTTGCTTCTGCAATTGTTATTTGGGAAGCTTGCAATGTACTAGCGCAACGTACATCATTGAATTGGGAAACCGACGCAACAGGCTACCTATGCCATAGCAGAAAAGTCAACCAAGGAAAAGGTGCGATCGCCTTTCACATCCAAGATCCGTTTCAAGTCAGCGAATTTGCCAAAGATATCAGTGCAATTGAAGTGCTGGATATTCGAGCCGCTTGTATCCACTTAATTTTTGCTGCCCATGCTACAGCCTTGGATCAGCCCTGGGAACAAGAATTTGCCATTGATGAACGACAGCTAGAGAAATATTTAGGGCTAGAAAAACGTAAAGACTTAAATAAAACCGCTAAACTAGCCTTAATGAAAAACCTTGTCCAACAAGCTTGCTCACTCAGTATTTCTATAGACTGGCCCCAACAAGGTAGAGTCAAAGGATTTTCCGTCCAAAATAGCCGCTTGTGGCACTTAGTCAACATTCAACATCACTTTCAAGAAGATGATCTAGGCTGCAAATATCTGATTGGACTCACCTTCAAAATTCGAGCCGGGATATGGGCGCAGCACTTCTTGAATAAACAAGCTTGTAAGGAACGTAACGCCTTCTATCAATATGGCAGTCTGCCCAAAACCTTATTAACTACAGTCATGAGCATTTGGCAGCAACACGAAGGCGCAGTCAGACTCATGCTGTGGTTGCTGTTTAAAACCAAAATGGGTAAGGAACAACGCATCACTATTCCTACCTTGCTCCGCATTGCCTACGGCGAAGAAAAAGTTACCCTTGCTTCTAGGCATAGAGAAGAACGCAAGCGCCTATTAAGAACGTTTGAAAATGACTTAGAAATCCTTAATCATCTGGGAATTAAACCTATTTTTGATCCAATTACCTATCCTCTAGAAATTCAACCCCTGTGGGCGAAGTTAATGGATATTCCCGAAGATCCAGATGAAGCCTTAGAGTTTTGGATTAATGATGCTGGTGGAGAAACTCGCCTGACAGATAGCGGCCCTCGCGGTAAATGGAATTTGTTAATGAATGCACGGATTTTAGCTTTTGAATTGCCTCCAGAATGGGAAAGGCAAATATCTGAATCCGAAAAAAAACAACGGCGAACTGCTAGAGTGAGACGTAAATCTCCAACCACAGGTGATTTAATGGGTGAGCAGATTTTGCAGGCACGAAAAACTTTAAATCTCTCTCAAAGGGAGTTAGCAAAGCTCACAGGTAAAAGCCAAAGCTGGATTCGAGATGTAGAAAATGGTCGCTTAAAGGCTAAGTCAGAGGATCAAGCAATATTACGGAAAGTGTTAAATATTGCTTAA
- a CDS encoding prohibitin family protein, translating into MPNLQNSAATKFQYGFYLTGGIIFLLLAMMFRPFTIVNAGERGVVMQFGKVQDQVLDEGLHTVMPIVTSVRRISVRVQQNTFQADAASKDLQQVKTELAVNWHVDPMKVNKVFQQVGDQEQIVTGIITPAVSEVLKAATAKKTAEEIITRRTELKAEIDNNLKDRLQAYGLIVDDVSLVNFSFSPEFSRAIESKQIAEQEAKQAEFIAKKATQEAQAEINRAKGQAEAQRLQRLTLTSELLQKQAIEKWDGKFPMVMGGNASLPLININPNSLTNKN; encoded by the coding sequence ATGCCTAATCTCCAAAATAGTGCTGCCACTAAATTCCAGTATGGTTTTTATCTGACTGGAGGGATAATTTTCCTATTATTAGCCATGATGTTTCGTCCATTTACAATTGTTAATGCTGGCGAACGTGGCGTAGTTATGCAATTTGGCAAAGTCCAAGATCAGGTTTTAGATGAGGGACTACATACCGTTATGCCCATTGTGACATCAGTAAGAAGAATTAGTGTGCGGGTGCAACAAAATACTTTTCAAGCTGATGCTGCTTCTAAAGATCTGCAACAAGTCAAAACTGAATTAGCTGTCAACTGGCACGTTGACCCCATGAAAGTGAATAAAGTGTTTCAACAAGTTGGGGATCAAGAACAGATAGTTACAGGTATCATTACTCCTGCTGTATCTGAAGTTTTAAAGGCTGCAACTGCCAAAAAAACAGCAGAAGAAATTATCACCAGGAGAACAGAATTAAAGGCGGAAATTGATAATAATTTGAAAGATAGGCTACAAGCTTATGGTTTGATAGTTGATGATGTTTCTTTAGTAAACTTTTCCTTTTCTCCAGAATTTAGTAGAGCAATTGAGTCTAAACAAATAGCTGAACAAGAAGCTAAACAAGCCGAATTTATTGCTAAGAAGGCAACTCAGGAAGCCCAAGCAGAAATCAATCGAGCTAAAGGACAAGCTGAGGCACAACGATTACAAAGGTTAACTTTGACATCGGAATTATTACAAAAGCAAGCAATAGAGAAATGGGATGGCAAGTTTCCAATGGTGATGGGCGGAAATGCTTCCCTACCATTGATTAATATTAATCCTAATAGCTTGACGAATAAAAATTAA
- the nfi gene encoding deoxyribonuclease V (cleaves DNA at apurinic or apyrimidinic sites) encodes MKIYQPHAWPQTLEEAINIQEKLREQVITNDQLPQPVKYVAGVDMGFAADGTISRAAVAVLSFPDLQVIETQLAYRPTSFPYIPGFLSFREIPAILDALEKIQTTPDIILCDGQGIAHPRRLGIASHLGVIINLPTIGVAKSLLIGKHEELPDTKGSWQPLIHKGETIGAVLRTRAGVKPVYVSSGHKISLLTAIDYVLRCTPKYRLPETTRVADKLASNR; translated from the coding sequence ATGAAGATTTATCAACCTCATGCTTGGCCTCAAACTTTAGAGGAAGCTATAAATATTCAAGAAAAATTAAGGGAGCAAGTGATCACAAATGATCAACTTCCACAACCTGTGAAGTATGTTGCTGGCGTTGATATGGGTTTTGCAGCTGATGGTACGATTAGCCGTGCAGCTGTAGCGGTGCTGAGTTTTCCTGATTTGCAAGTTATTGAAACTCAATTAGCCTATCGTCCAACTTCATTTCCTTACATTCCTGGTTTCTTATCATTCCGAGAAATCCCAGCCATACTTGATGCTTTAGAAAAAATTCAAACCACGCCAGATATCATCTTGTGTGATGGACAAGGTATTGCTCATCCTCGCCGTTTGGGTATAGCTAGCCACTTAGGGGTGATTATCAATCTACCGACGATTGGCGTAGCTAAATCATTACTTATTGGTAAGCATGAAGAATTACCAGATACTAAAGGCAGTTGGCAACCATTAATCCATAAAGGTGAAACTATAGGTGCAGTTTTACGGACTCGTGCTGGTGTTAAGCCTGTATATGTTTCCAGTGGTCATAAAATCAGTTTACTGACAGCAATTGATTACGTACTGCGTTGCACACCCAAGTATCGTTTACCAGAAACTACCCGCGTGGCTGATAAACTAGCATCTAATAGATGA